One Acropora palmata chromosome 2, jaAcrPala1.3, whole genome shotgun sequence genomic window, ATGAACAATAGGATTATGTAAAGAGGAAATGTCGGATTGGTGGAATGTGAAAGTATTCCGAAACGACGAATTACTTGAGGTCCAAAAACTTTTATTAATTTGAGCCTGGAAAGGCAGATATTAAAATGGTCATTTATAATATCAAAAGTAATTATCCAAGCGGATTTCTTTCATGTTTTAAACATAATGGGCCACTTTCgtaagaacaaaagaacagagtcAGAGTACACTGCTCTTGGAGGCGAACAATTCTTGAAACGAGGCTGTTCTGAAGCTATTGTCaaggttgttttttttttttttttttttcaagattttagCCATTATTCACAAGGGGGGTGTGGGTGGGGGGGCAGGCTTGCGCGGTCTTGGTCCTAAGGGACGCTGCCTGTGAAGTCATCTGGCGTGAATTTGGCCAGGATTGTAGTTTGCAATCTCCtttttacaaacaaagaaaatgaaaatttgctcttacacaattcgaaaatggcctattgccGTCAGTGGTAGCATGGCAATTGCAACACAAGACTCAAACTCTAGTTTTCATCAGTTGTAACCGTAAATGTAAAAACTCAAGATGAATTCCAGGCAGAAACTCACTGCAGCGCTCGTAAATTTTCATGCATAACGGTCCTTTAATCTTGAAAACAGTGGCAGCTGATACAATTACACTAATCAATAGCAAGCTCaatccattttacagtttttaGTCTTAAATACTGCAAAAAATATTCCCAAAGTTTACAATCAAGCAGGCGATGTAAGGTTGATACCGAAAAGGAAATCCTTTTATCGTACACAAACATTTTTAGGACTGTCACTCGTTCGCGTGCGGATATTTGGTGTTCGCGTTACTGAGCGACTCTGGAGCCCTGTACAGAGTGTTTTTTAACATGAGATCTTGCAATACTTCAGGCAAGAGAGAAACTGCCTTCAGCCTCCACGCATCTGTGCCAATCAGGTAGCGTGCCTTCGGAGTTTGTGCCGTAAGAGGAGATATAATGGTGTCAACGACTTTGTAAACATGAGGAGAACCTGACTTGCTCCACCTTTGAAAGCCTGCCACCACTGAAATTATGAAAAGTAATGGAAGAGTTCATTTCTTCATCTTAATGTCCCAGTACTTGGTGTATACCGAAATATGGTATATACCTAGGTACTAAATGCGACAGGACTTGAGTGTCTAATTAGAAAGGCAACACTCTCTTCTCCTTCGTGTTGTTTCGGTCGGGGTTTGATCCCGCGACGTGACGCATATTAACAAGATGCTCAACCCGTTTTGAGCAAGTCGGTAGGTGGTAAACTGATTGTGCGCAAATTATTTGAGAAAATTCAGTAAATCTCGTGCCACTATGACATCAAGTAGTTCGATTTGAAACTGTTCTGATACTTGTGGTTGTACAATAAAAGTTCGTCATCAGTAACAGGGGGACAAGAGTGCTTTAAATAATCACTGTAAAGTTTTTCGTATTGGCACTTTTTTCATCTAAAGAAGCACAAGAGTTCTTCGAAATTGTGTTATAATTCAATTTGTGTGCGCTAAGAAaagtatttttccttttcattcaagaaAGTGGTTACTCAAAAAATGCATATTGGTATACTTTCATAAAACTGCTCTGGgatattcttggttttcacccACGTGATgcgacggccatgttggtgtacaaaacaatggcaaaatgtcgctcaagttttgcataataatagaatcaaattgtcaaaagaatgttttcgctattgttctgtacaccaacatggccgccgtgacgtcacgtgaaaaccaagaagTAATGACTTTCCCAATTCATTTCACCCTTCGAAGCAACTACTGTGAAAGTGATATCGCGAGCGCATCTACGTCACGCAATGCACAGAAAAAATTGGAAAGTACACTCGAAAAGCACTGAAAAGACTTGAACACCGGCACTTTCCCGACCTTGGTGCTAGAAATCTTCCGATTGGTTCTTATCGCTACTTATGCCTATCTATTGATTCACTTACCCGCTCCAAGATATTCTTCGCCGTACTCCTGTTGCCTCTCTGGTGGTAAGTTGCACCAAAGTTTAATAAGAAATTTTGTTAACACCTCGCCATTCATTATATCAGTGAGCGTGGCTCCAGGTTCGATAATGCTGACCTGAACATCAAATTTGTGCATTTCACGCCTCAAAGAATCCGCGAACGCCTCGACGCCATATTTGGAGATCGTGTAAGGTGAAAACGCTTTAGGTGAAACAACACCTGAAGAGATAATGATTCAAAGAATAACAATTGGACCTGAAATGACAAGTTTGAGGGACTTCACTACattcaaccttgttcccaggttCCTCTCCCTCTGAACCGTGGGAATGAATAAATGAGGAATCCTTCGtttttcatgtgacgtcatGGCAGCTACTGTTGATGGCCCCAAAACAAAGAGACAGACAGAAGCCGTGTCGGATTCCCAAACGGATCCGCAGGGAATGGAATTCTTCTTagtctgaccttgtagctcagtcggtggagcagcggtgatcaaactcgaaggtcgtgggttcaaatcccaccctggtcagaattttcctctgtccttgtgtggacccatttccatctgtagggctaacgctcacatggtatatgggttgaaacatcagcactttacatcacattctatcactaccattcattcttaatataagtgctacacggccatgcgttgctaatgcaacgtaacctttccttgtaATGGTATTCTTGAGACTGTTTTCATAAATGTTGGCCAGAACATTATTCAGTCCTTTATTTTGGTGGTTGCCATTCTACTAGCCTGAATTTCGCGCAGAAATTCTTTTGAATGTTCGTTCAAGCAAACGATTTTGTgcttgttaaaaataaaattgccaatgATTACATGCGTGAAAACCATCAATTCATGAGTCGATATTTCTGTTGGCTGTAAAATATGGCTAGAACTAGTTTCCTGGTCGCTTGTAAATGGCGGTAACGTATACGACATAAATAAATCTGTGCAAAATACTTTATACGCCACCGACCGGCGACGAAATTGGGGTCGCTTGTCACTCAAAATGAGTTTTGAAACAAGTAGGACCATAACGTAGTtagtatgaaagaaaactGTTACTAATGCGCCCTATTTTCGCTGCTAATGTAAGTAATGGAATTCTGGACTTTGATTGCTTTCTTTTGTGCCTGAATGATTAAATCGCCATCCTTCGTTCTACAGCTAACAGAAATAAATGCCTGGAATTATTTGGAAACTTGGGCCTTTTCGCTGTAGTCCTATCTCTGGTGTatgtatttttgttctgtttgtgTGTCCACTTAAAGAATCTCGTATACATTCATTGTATTAGTAGTCCACTATACCATTACTAATGTTAGTGttgtaatattatttgcaCAATTAAAATGATAGTAGTAGtaatataataacaataacagtgataataataaaaggaaCTAGGAAGAAATGTGCCCTGTACCAAGCAGAATACCTGCTATACTTGAAACCATAACGATTCGTCCCTTTTCCTTCTTAATCAGCGGTAAAAATGTCTTGGTGACCTCTATCGAGCCCCACAAATTGACTTCTGCATTTCGTTTGTACTCAGCCATTGGAACCCACTCGATGGGGCCTATTACTAAGATTCCAGCGTTGTTTATCAGTCCCCATAGGCCTGAAATAAATCGAGATATGGATGAggtcttttttcctttcattcagtacagttttcaaatgattgtcgaaAGTAACTAAGCGATTACAATCTCACTTTATACGCGCGACGTTTCCCGCCCCTTTGGCAAATTACAGGGAACTCGATcggaattttgattggttcatcgcgctgcttgctcctgttgtgatcgGTCGGAGTGATTACTTTGGTATCGGTTTTTCGATGGTCACCATTTTTAAAACCGCTCTAACATTTGGGCAACGGTGTCTATTAGGTGATTATTGCTTGTTGCTTCCTGGCTATGTTGTTGGCGCAAAGCACGCTACAAATGGACCGGtggaagcgccgttgaagtaaatatagagaatgaaagatttactatggtgtgttcacgttgtcgttaagatcttcaatttggaaatttcatgttgtcacgttgtttggcagactacgtcaaagaaatggTGTTAAGTGCATGCCGAACCTACAGTGCGATTATTTTTCCGCGTTCAATTAACCatgttattcttttctttcacttcgTTGTCGTTGAAGTCGTCGTGGCTTAAACTGCCTAAATGATGCAAAGGGATTAATATTTCAACTTGGTGACGCAGCTTGAAGTGTTCAGATCAAAAGAAATCATAGAGATCTTGATATAGAATAAGTTGGCGCATTTGTTATTAGATTGCACTGACAATTAGCACGATTTGTTGGCTTTTAAGCCATGATTAACTAGTGGTCATTTAATCTTTGCCTGACACAGCCCAAGATTGAACAGATTTGCCAATTTTTTGTCGGAGAACTGCATCTTTTTTTTATCGGCGTCAAATCGGGTTGCCTCACACTATCCAGTTTTTTCTGGCCACTCACGGCGTGGGGGCTTTTTAGGGTGTCCACTGTTTTGTCGACCCTCGGTTCTatcgccgccattttgaaaaagacgCTATCTCACGTGACTATCAGGACTCTTCctaataggccagtttcgtattctaacggttggaccggatctagcatgaaatggagactaatgcgggcaaattaaattgcatttgaaaagatttgcccgcattagcctccatctcatgctagatccagtccagccgtgagatttcgaaaatggtctattggttGCGGTCCAAGAGATTTTCTTGCTCCACCGCACATTATCATTAACCGACCAGGCTAGGCAAGACATTTTGAGATCTAGCCGTGACTGTAAGATATCACCCGACAAGCTCCTATCTCGGTGCAGGGTTTTCTGAATTCATTGCACACTATCCGAAACGCGACGACTTCTCATCGGCCGACAAAAATCGGCTAATGTGTGGTGGACTGACTTCGAAGTGTTTAGAATCACGCCATTTGCTGAGAGAACAAAAACGTAGGATCATCGtgaaaggaaaacttgtcatctTCTAACCCAAACAATTGAAAAAGGCGCCTTAAAAGTTCGTATTACAATTCCTTTATCTTCTACGTTCGAAGAAATGTACTGCAAATTCATTTCCGAGAAAACTAGTCACAATTAACATGCCTTGAGAGAGCTTTGTATCATTGGAGGACAAAATGTCCTGCCGAATTAAATTTAGACGGGGTCAAATTTTCTCAATAAAACTACACTCTCTGAGAATTATAAACTGGTCTCAAACCTATTTGATCATATGCAGTTTATTCCCTTTGTATTCCGCGTGAAAAAGAAACACCACTTTATTCATCTTTAGAAACCTGCGTGGAAAATTGTATTAATAATCTGtatttcaaagtttcaaaacatCTTACCTTTGTCGCCAAGAAGCTTGTTTACTTCGCTAAACACGTTCAAAATTTGATTAGAGTTTGTTACATCCATTTGGAATGCTTTTAGTTTGTCGCTCGCCACCGACTTTAAACTTTCCTCTCCATCTTTGGTCAAACAAGTGGCTAACACTAAGGCACCCATTTTGTCCAACTGAAGCGCTACAGCACGTCCGAAACCCGCGTCGCACCCCGTGATAAGCACATACCTTCCTTTCATGTTTAAGGCAACCTTGATGTATCTTTTCCGCGTTATATACCAAACAAGTGGTACAACGACTAATGCGATGAGTACTTCGACCCACATTGTATTCTAAGGCCAGTCAACGTTTGAGACACTCGCTACGGGTGAACGTGCACGAATTACTACAAATTTATGTAAATGTTTACTGCGGACAAATTATGGTAAACCGAACAACATTATGTGACCCAGAAGTAGCTTAGCCACGGATTTCGACAGGTCAGTTAAACACTTGTTATCCTTACCTAAATTCGACAAAACAAGCGTTCATTGTTATAGTGGCCGAAATGAATTTCCTTCCAAAAAATTTCGCTTCTCGGCACATTAATATTGGTTTAGTATACCGCTTAAATTGATCATTGCTTTTAAATCTGTCCTTTATTGTCAATTAAGATTGCATTGACGCAAAAATTAATCATGAAAGAATGAGCCAGCTTAAGTGGCCTCGTCAATTAATATCGAACTCTTCAAACAATGCATAAAATTTACATAGTGTGCTTAGTAATAACGCTTGACGTTGTGATGGGTATGCCCCTGACACTACCGCAAAATATTCCTTTGCCGTTTTGGCGCACTGTTCGTGTCCGTCTGACCCCAGTACATCCGGCCGATTTCAATTTCCTCAAGATAATTGCTCCTAAAATATCTAACACTAAGCTCTTTGCATTTAATTCTATTTCGGAAGAGAAGTCGAGGAAAGGCGAAAGGTTGTCAAAATTAGCTTTCAGTATATATGTACAACACATGCAGGCGAATAGTCTTTGCGCATCTTGATTGGTAAGCAGATACTTGCAATCACTTGCGATCACTTCCTAGAGGACGAGAAGAAAGCAGTAATAGTCgttattattccactattatgtcattttaccatataaggtcaagaGAAGGCGCAAAATGCGAGGTCgtaatacactgtagtgtCCTAGTTTAACCGGTTTACAACAGGGCGAATACGCGTACATTACATACGCGAACCTTTTGTTCATTCTTAACGTCATTTTCACAGACGGAATCAGGGTGTTTCTGAATACTATtaccaaaaaaatagaagccaattgcaaaataacactttttgtagtggaataataaacctcttattcgatggtttagcatataatacAAGCGGACAGttttgctcattgctcgcaaaatatccgcacgtattatatgctaaaccatcgaataaggtgtatttatAGTTTCGGGAAATAAGTCCTTGGTTCGTAAATGTAAATAAGACAATTATCGATGAAAGCCCCACATTAATCTGTAAACGGCTTGACCTGTCTACGATCAATTAGCGGATTTGCGAGTTCCTTAGGTTACATATTGTTAACTAGAAGCAAATAGATGGTCTATCGGCGTTAAGGCGTGGCAGATATTAATATTCAAGACCTAAGTTTTCTTTAAATAGCCACCTCGTAAATTTCGATCTTTTGCTTGTAACGTACGTTCATGGATCTGAAGTAAAGGATAAGTTTCGCATCAATTCATGTTTGCTAATATTAAATGACATTCTCTTCTAAGAATATCGATGTTAACGTTGCATTGATTTGACAATCACACTGTAAATTCCTGACGTACAGTTCGAGACATTAATAAACTTCAAAACACCTATTTAGCAGCCCCTGGTGCGTTCTTGAGCCACAATACGTTCTTGGTTCGTTAGTTGTTTAGTTGCGACGTGTAACCTAAGACGCACAACGATGCGAAAGTGGCCCTGTTCCTCTGTGGATTATACAAATAACATCAGACACATCAGCTGACACACAAGTCTTTATTTGTATATAATGAAACTGTTTACAACACTGTTACGATGCAATACAAGCCTCAACCTGGTGTTGAGCATACAGCTACTTCCGATTCACATAAGATATCCATCAATAATTACCACTATCTATAAACAGCTTGTCTTCCCCCCAAGGGCGGGTTAAGTTCAAATTCCTTGGGTAACACAGCCATTAAGAGGTTAAGAAAAGCCAGAAAAATGTTAGTATAGTATTGAAAGCAGCCCACGTTTGGCCTTCTCAGAAGATTTTCTTGTGAGAAGAAGTCGTTTTCATGGCAACTACAACGTGCGATTTTTGTCGCTGCAAAACAAGGCAATTTTTGCCACACTCAAGTTGCAGGGCTGCCCATTGACCCGGGTGATATGGTTGAGCGCATGCGTACGGAAATGGCCACACAGCGCTGGGCTTGGTGTTAGCGTGTATCTTGCTGTTAGCCCtcttttctcaaaattgcaagtgtTCTTGTTGCCAGTCGTCATTACGTAAGCTCCATTCAAATAATCAAGGGGCTTAATGGGAACTAAACACATTTCTGAACTGAGCGCAAGCAACAGAAACTTTTTATGCCCAATAATTTAAAAGCAAAGCTAATAAAACCACTAGTATGTAAGGGCGCTTGAACTGGCGTCAGTTCTGCCGAAGAGAGAGCTGTTTGCGGCTCTCTTATCGTTTCTAAGATTCAGCTAACGACAGTTGACAGTAAACCCGCTGGTACATCTTGGGTCAAACAAGTGAGCTAATCAGTTTGTTGAAGGACGAAGAGAATTTTTCTCCCAGGCAGGAACCAATCAACATGGAGTTAAACGTCTAAACTTCAGTACAAAATTCCGGCTGGCCAACTAAAAACTAACGTAGCATTTAAGCGTTCAACTCCACGTTGTGTCGGGTGCTGctcaaaaacagtttttttatttcggAGGCACCTTCGCGTCATATTCGCGCACTGGCCAATAGGGTCCGACAGTTCTGACCGAGAACTAAGACGAAAAAACTAAACGTGGTTTTGCGCTCCGTAGTTATGAGTGTCTTCGTGTCGAACGAAATACTAGATTCGAAAACTATCATGTCTACATTTTACGCACTAGGTAATCAGCAATGAACGTGGGtaaaaacgaaatgaaaatagCCATTTTTGCGTCCTGACCAACCGCGTAACGGGTCTGAGATTTCTGTGACGTCAGAGCATCCACGACAGCATCTACTACTTTGAATGTGTCTGGCGAGGATTGTGTTTGGTTTAGTCTTTTGATGCCTCGCTTGACTGCAAGAAAAAGTAATTAAGACGGTTAGCCAGTCACAGTGAAAATTCTGTGTGTCATTTCCTCTCGATAACCTCGCGGTTCTATTAGCGTCCATGCACAAACTATAGACCAGTGTCACCTTTAATTCAACTATAAATGTACCTTCATGTTTTTGTATGTCAATATTGTTATTTCAAAGCTGCAAGTGCAAAATAAAGTTATGTTGAGTCAGATTGCGTTTGATGACCACAACGCCTGTGATTGCTTCCAAACAAAGTCAACTGCACGTGGGTCGGGATTGCcattatattttcatttaccACGAGCAACAGCCGTTTTAAAAATAGATCTCATTATCCCTTTGTCGGGCATCGTAGAGCATTTTACGAGCTAAAATGTATtgtagcccgctgaaataaaccagtgaaaagtgagaatcaaataatcgtacgatgtAAGCAGCCAATCCAAATCGACGGGCCATTACAGTGTTTGTTGCCGTTTTTCTTAGAGCTttgatgaaagaaatattgttttgttgtcattttttttcagttttttattttctcaattccctccaaagtgatacaAATCGTAATAAACTTCACGaacttgggcataaatatattttgggacATCAGaactcattttaaccctcgtCTAAAGGCTCgtgctaaaatgagtctgagtcgggcacaaaacatatttatgcccgcgaacataaacatTGTTGTTTAATACAGTAAACTGATGGGCCGCATTCAATTGCAATGGAGACTTATCGGTTATGGACCTCTAACCATACTTACTTTTCTCCACGGCTCTATCCCCGTATTCTTCTTTAACTTGAGGGCTAAGTCCATCCCATAATTCCTGCACTGCTTGCAAGTTGCGCTCTTCGTTTGCCATGGCTGTCTTGAATAATCCTGGCTCAATAATGCTGACTTGTATACCCCACGGGCTCATTTCACGTCTCAGAGCATCGGAAAATGCTTGAACGCCATATTTGGTGATAGAGTAACTGGAAACCCGAGGGAGCGCAAGGCGACCTGTTGAAATGAGTTGTGGCTTTCATAAGGCATCGCTTTTGATAAAATTGTCAGCTTTTGATAGCTTTATAATCGTCAGTTAAAAGCAGTCAGTTTAtcacagttatcagcggtcttgacacataaacgaggctaatggatCATTTTCCATGGTAATGGCCCGTTAACCTTGTCTGCACGCAGCTGTTAGCgaaagaagctttgcctgcgggctcaactgtgATAACAGCTATTGGCTCCGAAATACCAAAGAATGGACTTTGCCCTATCACATCAGACAAAAaaactctgattggttgattaaTCGAGACAAAACGCAAAGAGTTTCAACGTTCAGCACGGGAATAACTGTTTAGGAAAGTCCCATTTGgcttatttactttttcactCTGATAACCTTCTGTATTAcagtaaaacaattattctgcaaaaaaaattaggaaaaTCGAAGTGATTGATTGTATCCAGCGCCGCCTGGCTCTTTTCAGGTATCATATATCTGTCCCTGGAATATGCTTCGGAACATTTAATTCTATGAGAACATATTGCAAACAGTTCTCTacacaaacaaacataaaCGCTCATGGGAAACATCCTTTACGCACATGCACAGCATGTATATCCCTGGGCAGCCATGTAAAGTTGTTTCGTCCTTTTCGCTCGATTTCAATCCAGTAACTCGACTAAAACGAGTTTTAACTTACTTTTGATTGAAAAGGTGGTAGGAAACTCTTCAAACCCACCACCCATCATCGCAAAGCCAAAGCAAacgaaataattatttatttcaagtGCACCTAAactcaaaaatgttttgttacTTGAATTAAATCTCTTTTTCCTATTCTACCTCAAACTTTGACTTAAATGTGCCTCACTCGTTACTTCAATTCTACAAAAATAGCTGTCATTTTGACCCTTCGAATAACGTGCATTGAGCACGAGCAATCAATCATAACGCGTGATGTGCAAGGCCGCGAACCAATCAAGGCCTAATCTGATATCGTCCGGCCAAATGAGGAAGATCGAGTTTCACCTCTGGGTTATTGACTTAACTAAAGCAAAGTGGAATGATTGAATCTAATTACTCACCCAGCATGCTTGAGAAGTTCACAACTCGTCCTTGAGCCTTTTTTATCAGCGGAAGAAAAGTTTTAGTTACTTCAATTAATCCCCACAGATTAACATCAGCGATGCGTTTGTACTTTTCCAATGGCAGCCACTCTACCGGTGCGATCACAGTAATCCCAG contains:
- the LOC141874137 gene encoding D-beta-hydroxybutyrate dehydrogenase, mitochondrial-like, with product MWVEVLIALVVVPLVWYITRKRYIKVALNMKGRYVLITGCDAGFGRAVALQLDKMGALVLATCLTKDGEESLKSVASDKLKAFQMDVTNSNQILNVFSEVNKLLGDKGLWGLINNAGILVIGPIEWVPMAEYKRNAEVNLWGSIEVTKTFLPLIKKEKGRIVMVSSIAGVVSPKAFSPYTISKYGVEAFADSLRREMHKFDVQVSIIEPGATLTDIMNGEVLTKFLIKLWCNLPPERQQEYGEEYLGAVVAGFQRWSKSGSPHVYKVVDTIISPLTAQTPKARYLIGTDAWRLKAVSLLPEVLQDLMLKNTLYRAPESLSNANTKYPHANE
- the LOC141874352 gene encoding dehydrogenase/reductase SDR family member 9-like isoform X2 translates to MAQHRILNFPVVRSIMAYLHARISSKKQVKDLANKYVLITGCDSGFGHDTAVRLDKLGIHVLATCLTKEGEQGLKSATSDRLRTFQLDLTDSQQVKNVYEQVKSTLPSGIGLWGLVNNAGITVIAPVEWLPLEKYKRIADVNLWGLIEVTKTFLPLIKKAQGRVVNFSSMLGRLALPRVSSYSITKYGVQAFSDALRREMSPWGIQVSIIEPGLFKTAMANEERNLQAVQELWDGLSPQVKEEYGDRAVEKIKRGIKRLNQTQSSPDTFKVVDAVVDALTSQKSQTRYAVGQDAKMAIFISFLPTFIADYLVRKM
- the LOC141874352 gene encoding dehydrogenase/reductase SDR family member 9-like isoform X1 — its product is MFGSILNICYDAILCCPKTAALAILLTFIFFRISSKKQVKDLANKYVLITGCDSGFGHDTAVRLDKLGIHVLATCLTKEGEQGLKSATSDRLRTFQLDLTDSQQVKNVYEQVKSTLPSGIGLWGLVNNAGITVIAPVEWLPLEKYKRIADVNLWGLIEVTKTFLPLIKKAQGRVVNFSSMLGRLALPRVSSYSITKYGVQAFSDALRREMSPWGIQVSIIEPGLFKTAMANEERNLQAVQELWDGLSPQVKEEYGDRAVEKIKRGIKRLNQTQSSPDTFKVVDAVVDALTSQKSQTRYAVGQDAKMAIFISFLPTFIADYLVRKM